One window of the Clupea harengus chromosome 20, Ch_v2.0.2, whole genome shotgun sequence genome contains the following:
- the hdx gene encoding highly divergent homeobox, which yields MEAWQDKRSIQTMNLRSVFTPEQQRVLERYYDNGMTNQSKGCFQLILQCAQETKLDFSVVRTWVGNKRRKLASKFDQNGQRLDDMPHGLANHALAGGAGGAGPLGMGLVLSAELAAARSVQRGPSVAHLLPPASCPSSSSSPSSSSPHSSGGGGSSSSSNNNNNNNDVIVTGIYSVGRGSSSSRLDGASTHSRSSTSKPLPPHTPSTRTHTPHTLAQPCGRTTRGSPYRYPTANPHRCSPRPPPHSCTARLGSPTCPETPRQLRPRASPAAGLNSTGRPSPSPSTGPSAALSRRAPRSHQPMLGPLQCTRPPRAALRMSACASSRCSRWRGWLRHSRSWQWGGWRGWREAEGRRSRGPPEDPRDLPTPWRPSPSPWRRPTRTTSTRGRRSWPAWALRCRSDGRRTAAALTARPGRGEAGVEQG from the exons ATGGAAGCATGGCAGGACAAGCGGAGCATTCAGACT ATGAACCTGCGTTCCGTATTCACCCCGGAGCAGCAGCGAGTCTTGGAGCGGTACTATGATAATGgaatgaccaatcagagcaaggGCTGCTTCCAGCTCATACTGCAGTGTGCCCAGGAGACAAAGCTGGACTTCAGTGTGGTCAGG ACTTGGGTGGGCAACAAACGACGAAAGCTGGCATCAAAGTTCGACCAGAACGGCCAGCGCCTAGATGACATGCCGCACGGCTTGGCCAATCACGCGCTGGCAGGAGGCGCTGGAGGGGCGGGGCCCCTGGGGATGGGTCTGGTTCTGAGTGCTGAGTTGGCGGCGGCCCGCAGCGTCCAGCGCGGACCCTCGGTGGCCCACCTCCTTCCTCCCGCCTCCTGTCCCTCGTCTTCCTCGTCgccctcctccagctctcctcaCAGCAGCGGAggtggtggcagcagcagcagtagcaacaacaacaacaacaacaatgacgtCATCGTCACTGGCATCTACTCCGTCGGGCGGGGCTCGTCCTCGTCCCGTCTTGACGGCGCTTCCACCCATAGCCGGTCCTCCACTTCGAAACCGCTCCCTCCTCACACGCCCtcgacacggacacacacccctcacacactcgcCCAGCCGTGCGGACGGACCACTCGCGGGTCTCCATATCGCTACCCCACAGCAAATCCCCACAGATGCAGCCCTCGCCCTCCACCTCACTCTTGTACGGCCAGGCTAGGAAGTCCTACCTGTCCAGAGACCCCGCGGCAGCTGCGACCCCGGGCATCCCCCGCTGCTGGGCTAAACAGTACGGGacgccccagccccagccccagcactGGGCCCTCGGCAGCTCTCAGTCGCAGGGCCCCTCGCTCCCATCAGCCCATGCTGGGGCCGCTCCAGTGCACCCGCCCCCCCCGCGCAGCTCTGCGGATGTCAGCATGCGCATCCAGCAGGTGTTCACGCTGGCGGGGCTGGCTGAGGCACAGCAGAAGCTGGCAATGGGGGGGGTGGCGGGGATGGCGGGAGGCGGAGGGTCGCAGGAGCCGAGGCCCACCAGAAGACCCCCGCGACCTCCCGACCCCTTGGCGACCTTCTCCATCGCCATGGAGACGGCCGACGCGGACGACGAGTACTCGCGGGAGGAGGAGCTGGCCAGCATGGGCGCTCAGATGCAGATCGGACGGGCGCAGAACAGCGGCGGCACTAACAGCTCGGCCGGGGAGGGGGGAAGCGGGGGTGGAGCAGGGGTAA